The following coding sequences are from one Gossypium hirsutum isolate 1008001.06 chromosome A12, Gossypium_hirsutum_v2.1, whole genome shotgun sequence window:
- the LOC107927027 gene encoding LRR receptor-like serine/threonine-protein kinase SIK1 isoform X2, whose product MNGPRSLGFSPSLLHFEMNFPFTSQSHCEIKMATSKFFLSSLLLLLFVHGVLPRAESKTYWGDVDALKQLKNGVQPNSVSPGSCLGSWDFTFDPCDSLFSERFTCGFRCDLTVSGLSRVTEVTLDSAGYIGSLSSISWNLPYLQTLDLSNNLFSGRIPGSLSNLTRLTRLGLSRNAFSGEVPASIGSLSALEELYLDNNNLQGPIPATFNGLGSLKRLEIQSNNISGELPELGSLKNLYFLDASNNVISGYLPTTPPPSLVQISMRNNMIEGTIPPSLKYLNFLQVLDLSHNSFRPYWNNTYFLFNHPSLQQLTLAFNFFDSLQAPSNLGTQSELIAVDLSNNELQGWLPPFLPLVPKLSALSMENNKFSGMIPIQYALRAALPASGIAPFARLLLGGNYLFGPIPGPLLVLEPDTANVSLADNCLIRCPSHFFFCQGADQKSLMECKSFGSVIP is encoded by the exons ATGAACGGCCCTCGTTCGCTGGGTTTCTCACCCTCTCTTTTGCACTTTGAAATGAACTTCCCTTTCACTTCCCAATCCCATTGTGAAATAAAAATGGCTACTTCAAAATTCTTTCTATCTTCTCTTCTTCTGTTACTTTTTGTTCATGGAGTTTTGCCAAGAGCAGAATCCAAGACGTACTGGGGAGATGTTGATGCCTTGAAACAACTCAAAAATGGAGTCCAACCTAATTCTGTGAGTCCGGGTTCTTGCTTGGGTTCTTGGGATTTCACATTTGACCCATGTGACAGCCTCTTCAGTGAAAGATTCACCTGCGGTTTCAGGTGCGACCTTACAGTTTCTGGGTTGAGCCGAGTAACGGAGGTTACTCTCGACTCTGCTGGTTATATCGGTTCTCTCTCTTCCATTTCCTGGAACCTCCCTTACTTGCAAACCCTTGACCTCTCCAACAATTTATTCTCCGGCAGGATTCCAGGCTCACTTTCCAACCTGACTCGGTTAACTCGGCTGGGTCTTTCAAGGAATGCATTTTCCGGTGAGGTACCAGCCTCGATTGGGTCCTTGTCTGCTCTTGAAGAACTCTACCTCGATAACAACAACCTACAAGGTCCTATCCCCGCGACTTTTAATGGTCTTGGTAGCTTGAAAAGGCTCGAAATTCAATCAAACAACATCTCTGGTGAGTTACCCGAGTTGGGTTCACTCAAAAACCTGTACTTTCTTGATGCAAGCAACAATGTCATTTCTGGGTATTTGCCTACAACGCCGCCACCTTCTTTAGTCCAAATTTCCATGAGGAACAACATGATTGAAGGCACAATCCCTccaagtcttaaatatttgaacttTCTGCAAGTATTAGACCTGAGTCACAACA gcttccgaccctattggaacaacacttATTTCCTCTTTAACCACCCATCTCTTCAACAACTCACTCTCGCATTCAACTTCTTTGATTCTTTACAAGCTCCCTCTAATCTAGGCACCCAAAGTGAGCTTATTGCTGTTGACTTGAGCAATAACGAGCTCCAAGGCTGGTTACCTCCTTTCTTGCCATTAGTGCCAAAGCTGTCAGCTTTATCCATGGAAAACAACAAGTTTTCGGGTATGATCCCTATCCAATACGCATTGAGAGCGGCTCTGCCTGCCTCCGGAATTGCCCCGTTTGCAAGACTGTTGCTTGGAGGGAACTACTTGTTCGGACCAATTCCAGGGCCATTACTGGTACTCGAACCAGACACTGCAAATGTCAGCCTTGCGGACAACTGCTTGATCAGGTGCCCATCGCATTTCTTTTTCTGCCAAGGTGCTGACCAGAAATCTTTAATGGAATGCAAGAGTTTTGGTTCTGTAATCCCTTGA
- the LOC107927020 gene encoding probable leucine-rich repeat receptor-like protein kinase At1g35710, which translates to MEISFHNNMFSLLLLLLPSLSFSPSAWAACNAVDKEALLGFKRTITADPSRLLQSWISSTDCCTSWKGVACNSVGRVVNVTRSGLVSDDDDLLDTFMNGTLSPSLGNLSYLQLLDLSNLKNLNGPIPLEFGKLRRLTHLFLNSNQLTGSIPATFKHLSRLERLFLNNNHISGIIPFSVIGSLTALTELGLSENQLRASIPATIGKLVLLTKLDLHANNLSGSLPTTIGKLKSLKYLDLSQNTIKGSIPKSIRGLSALELLDLNQNQITGSIPSSISGLISLQFCRISENKLTGSLPPSIGYLPSIQRLILENNKLTGKLPATMGHLVTLTELFLSNNRITSKIPSSFSNLQSLQTLDLSRNHLSGELPTELAKLQNLQTLDLSFNPLGLVSIPKWFAKLKLFRLMLAKTGIRGSLPRWLSSTSISTLDLSANALTGKLPPWIGNMTSLSLLNLSNNGLHSSIPAEFKNLRRLMDLDLHSNKFSGNLDTIFSKGTDDPIGHYNSIDLSDNMFAGPINDSVLQSSAMDSITSLVLSYNLLKGSIPKSIGKLTELRILKVVSNGLSGKIPVELGDAMGLTTILLSRNNLMGSIPGKVINLNELKEFDVSHNQLRGEIPPHKAIIPVSSFIGNPGLCGAPLPPCERS; encoded by the coding sequence ATGGAGATTTCATTTCATAACAATATGTTTTCTCTACTTCTTTTGCTCTTACCGTCACTATCTTTCTCACCATCTGCCTGGGCGGCCTGCAATGCAGTGGACAAAGAAGCATTACTGGGATTCAAGCGCACCATCACAGCTGACCCTTCACGACTATTGCAATCATGGATATCATCAACTGATTGCTGCACATCCTGGAAAGGGGTCGCTTGCAATTCTGTGGGAAGAGTTGTCAATGTCACACGCTCGGGCCTTGTTTCGGATGACGACGACCTTTTGGATACATTCATGAATGGAACTTTGTCTCCCTCCCTTGGGAACCTATCCTATCTTCAACTTCTTGACCTTAGCAATCTCAAAAACTTGAATGGACCAATACCACTGGAATTTGGCAAGTTAAGGCGTCTTACTCATCTTTTTCTCAATTCAAACCAGCTTACAGGGTCGATACCGGCAACATTCAAGCACTTATCTCGGCTGGAAAGGCTTTTCCtcaacaacaaccatatttctggTATTATACCTTTCTCTGTTATTGGATCCTTAACAGCACTCACCGAACTTGGTCTTTCGGAAAACCAATTGAGAGCATCAATTCCAGCAACAATAGGGAAGTTGGTATTATTGACAAAGCTTGATCTTCATGCTAACAATCTTTCTGGCAGTTTGCCTACAACTATAGGCAAGCTTAAGAGCCTCAAATATCTGGACTTATCCCAAAACACGATAAAAGGCAGCATTCCTAAATCCATAAGAGGACTTTCAGCATTAGAACTCCTAGATCTCAATCAAAACCAGATTACAGGAAGCATCCCTTCATCGATTTCGGGGCTCATCTCTCTTCAGTTTTGCCGCATATCAGAAAACAAGCTTACAGGAAGTTTACCTCCATCCATTGGCTACCTCCCAAGCATTCAGAGGCTAATCCTTGAGAACAACAAGCTAACTGGGAAATTACCAGCTACAATGGGCCACCTTGTCACTCTTACTGAATTATTCTTGTCGAATAATCGTATTACCAGCAAGATTCCTTCTAGTTTCAGCAATTTGCAAAGCCTTCAAACATTAGATTTATCTAGAAACCATCTCTCTGGTGAACTTCCTACAGAGCTGGCCAAGTTGCAGAACTTACAGACATTGGATCTGTCGTTTAATCCTCTTGGACTAGTTAGCATACCAAAATGGTTTGCTAAATTGAAACTTTTTCGGCTTATGTTGGCGAAAACTGGGATTAGAGGGTCTCTTCCGAGGTGGTTATCTTCTACATCCATTTCTACGCTAGATTTATCAGCTAATGCTTTGACAGGGAAACTACCGCCTTGGATTGGGAATATGACCAGCCTTTCTTtacttaatttatcaaataacggCCTTCACTCATCAATTCCAGCTGAATTCAAGAATCTTAGGCGTCTAATGGACCTTGATCTTCATTCAAACAAGTTCTCCGGTAACCTGGATACAATTTTCTCCAAAGGAACTGATGACCCtataggccattacaactctattGATCTATCTGACAATATGTTCGCTGGTCCTATTAATGACTCCGTTCTACAGAGCTCTGCAATGGATTCTATTACATCGCTTGTTCTGTCATATAATCTGCTAAAAGGATCAATACCAAAATCCATAGGGAAGTTGACTGAGCTGAGAATCTTGAAGGTGGTAAGCAATGGCCTTTCAGGGAAGATACCAGTGGAGCTTGGTGATGCCATGGGATTGACCACAATTTTGCTTTCGAGGAACAACCTCATGGGGAGCATCCCAGGGAAGGTGATCAATTTGAATGAGCTCAAGGAATTTGACGTGTCGCATAATCAATTAAGAGGGGAAATTCCTCCCCATAAAGCCATAATCCCTGTATCTTCATTTATTGGTAATCCTGGATTGTGTGGAGCCCCTCTTCCACCTTGTGAACGTTCATAG
- the LOC107927027 gene encoding receptor-like protein 35 isoform X1, translated as MNGPRSLGFSPSLLHFEMNFPFTSQSHCEIKMATSKFFLSSLLLLLFVHGVLPRAESKTYWGDVDALKQLKNGVQPNSVSPGSCLGSWDFTFDPCDSLFSERFTCGFRCDLTVSGLSRVTEVTLDSAGYIGSLSSISWNLPYLQTLDLSNNLFSGRIPGSLSNLTRLTRLGLSRNAFSGEVPASIGSLSALEELYLDNNNLQGPIPATFNGLGSLKRLEIQSNNISGELPELGSLKNLYFLDASNNVISGYLPTTPPPSLVQISMRNNMIEGTIPPSLKYLNFLQVLDLSHNNPYFLFNHPSLQQLTLAFNFFDSLQAPSNLGTQSELIAVDLSNNELQGWLPPFLPLVPKLSALSMENNKFSGMIPIQYALRAALPASGIAPFARLLLGGNYLFGPIPGPLLVLEPDTANVSLADNCLIRCPSHFFFCQGADQKSLMECKSFGSVIP; from the exons ATGAACGGCCCTCGTTCGCTGGGTTTCTCACCCTCTCTTTTGCACTTTGAAATGAACTTCCCTTTCACTTCCCAATCCCATTGTGAAATAAAAATGGCTACTTCAAAATTCTTTCTATCTTCTCTTCTTCTGTTACTTTTTGTTCATGGAGTTTTGCCAAGAGCAGAATCCAAGACGTACTGGGGAGATGTTGATGCCTTGAAACAACTCAAAAATGGAGTCCAACCTAATTCTGTGAGTCCGGGTTCTTGCTTGGGTTCTTGGGATTTCACATTTGACCCATGTGACAGCCTCTTCAGTGAAAGATTCACCTGCGGTTTCAGGTGCGACCTTACAGTTTCTGGGTTGAGCCGAGTAACGGAGGTTACTCTCGACTCTGCTGGTTATATCGGTTCTCTCTCTTCCATTTCCTGGAACCTCCCTTACTTGCAAACCCTTGACCTCTCCAACAATTTATTCTCCGGCAGGATTCCAGGCTCACTTTCCAACCTGACTCGGTTAACTCGGCTGGGTCTTTCAAGGAATGCATTTTCCGGTGAGGTACCAGCCTCGATTGGGTCCTTGTCTGCTCTTGAAGAACTCTACCTCGATAACAACAACCTACAAGGTCCTATCCCCGCGACTTTTAATGGTCTTGGTAGCTTGAAAAGGCTCGAAATTCAATCAAACAACATCTCTGGTGAGTTACCCGAGTTGGGTTCACTCAAAAACCTGTACTTTCTTGATGCAAGCAACAATGTCATTTCTGGGTATTTGCCTACAACGCCGCCACCTTCTTTAGTCCAAATTTCCATGAGGAACAACATGATTGAAGGCACAATCCCTccaagtcttaaatatttgaacttTCTGCAAGTATTAGACCTGAGTCACAACAATCC ttATTTCCTCTTTAACCACCCATCTCTTCAACAACTCACTCTCGCATTCAACTTCTTTGATTCTTTACAAGCTCCCTCTAATCTAGGCACCCAAAGTGAGCTTATTGCTGTTGACTTGAGCAATAACGAGCTCCAAGGCTGGTTACCTCCTTTCTTGCCATTAGTGCCAAAGCTGTCAGCTTTATCCATGGAAAACAACAAGTTTTCGGGTATGATCCCTATCCAATACGCATTGAGAGCGGCTCTGCCTGCCTCCGGAATTGCCCCGTTTGCAAGACTGTTGCTTGGAGGGAACTACTTGTTCGGACCAATTCCAGGGCCATTACTGGTACTCGAACCAGACACTGCAAATGTCAGCCTTGCGGACAACTGCTTGATCAGGTGCCCATCGCATTTCTTTTTCTGCCAAGGTGCTGACCAGAAATCTTTAATGGAATGCAAGAGTTTTGGTTCTGTAATCCCTTGA